From Toxotes jaculatrix isolate fToxJac2 chromosome 1, fToxJac2.pri, whole genome shotgun sequence, a single genomic window includes:
- the irx6a gene encoding iroquois-class homeodomain protein IRX-6a, whose amino-acid sequence MVTKEAAMSFSQFGYPYNATSQFFVSANPSTTCCDSISRSVSDGTGGSQTAAAAAAASFCCPSYENRLLASSRTELNAALGMYSSPYAAAAAASQNYANYFPYSTDPSAIYSTLNPQYDIKDSTGTLHSGITQTAAYYPYDHSLGQYQYDRYGTVDFNGTARRKNATRETTSTLKTWLYEHRKNPYPTKGEKIMLAIITKMTLTQVSTWFANARRRLKKENKMTWSPKNKASDDRKDDLKSDQDCVTKDSSDCKEEKDLHLSDLEDMDEDECDKLDSDCEKVAADEQDLQRAMTVSGAPQKRDCSSELQLSLTNSFHTFPCAIKSVTTLPPLPSDFLDPVASKAPSSTGPVPGTVSLSHFEASDKPRIWSLARTAASGVILSPQQHGSELRTGNSSGDCQLQSTRLTGAPTGQCGVMRGLHESSSITNAESPFSEGSSLHSKVYGTGSYSHKGLQLHCSSYSALPDTCQYSSIEGFSGGKAETQSSDLSEACGTVQDDKVTAFRPVMKR is encoded by the exons ATGGTAACAAAAGAAGCAGCTATGTCTTTCTCGCAATTTGGATACCCGTACAATGCAACTTCACAG TTTTTCGTGTCGGCAAACCCCAGTACGACTTGCTGCGATTCGATTTCCAGGTCGGTCTCTGACGGGACAGGCGGCTCCCAGAccgccgctgccgccgccgctgcctCCTTCTGCTGCCCGTCCTACGAGAACCGGCTCCTGGCGAGCAGCCGGACGGAGCTGAACGCAGCACTGGGGATGTACAGTTCTCCCTACGCTGCAGCGGCCGCCGCCAGCCAGAACTACGCCAACTACTTCCCCTACAGCACCGACCCATCCGCTATCTACTCCACTCTG aATCCACAGTATGACATTAAGGACAGCACAGGCACTTTACACTCTGGCATCACTCAAACTGCAGCATACTACCCTTATGATCATTCACTGGGACAGTATCAATATGACAG ATACGGGACAGTAGACTTTAATGGCACAGCCAGAAGAAAGAATGCAACTCGTGAGACAACCAGCACCCTGAAAACATGGCTGTATGAGCACCGCAAGAACCCCTACCCCACCAAGGGAGAAAAGATCATGCTGGCCATCATCACCAAAATGACCCTCACTCAAGTGTCCACCTGGTTCGCCAATGCCAGGAGGAGgctaaagaaagagaacaagatGACCTGGTCACCAAAGAACAAGGCCAGCGATGACAGGAAGGATGACCTTAAGAGCGACCAAGACTGTGTCACCAAAG ATTCCAGCGATTGCAAGGAGGAAAAGGATCTGCATCTGAGTGATCTAGAGGACATGGACGAGGACGAGTGTGACAAGCTGGACAGTGACTGTGAAAAGGTGGCTGCAGACGAGCAGGACCTCCAGAGGGCCATGACAGTATCAGGAGCCCCTCAGAAAAGAGACTGCAGCTCTGAGCTGCAACTGAGTTTAACTAACAGCTTCCACACGTTCCCCTGTGCCATTAAAAGTGTcaccaccctccctcctctcccatcTGACTTCCTGGATCCTGTAGCGTCCAAGGCACCCTCCTCAACCGGCCCTGTACCAGGAACGGTGTCCCTGTCTCACTTTGAGGCATCAGATAAGCCGCGGATTTGGTCTCTGGCTCGTACAGCGGCTTCAGGGGTCATACTGAGCCCTCAGCAGCATGGCTCTGAGCTGAGGACAGGCAACTCAAGCGGGGACTGCCAGCTCCAGAGTACCAGGCTTACCGGGGCTCCTACTGGACAGTGTGGGGTCATGAGAGGCCTCCACGAATCCAGCAGCATCACCAATGCTGAGAGCCCCTTCTCTGAGGGCTCATCCTTGCACTCAAAAGTCTACGGCACTGGCAGCTACAGTCACAAGGGCCTCCAACTGCACTGTTCATCCTATTCTGCACTCCCGGACACATGTCAGTACTCCAGCATTGAAG GATTCTCTGGTGGCAAAGCCGAGACACAGTCGTCAGACCTCAGCGAAGCTTGTGGGACCGTGCAGGATGACAAGGTCACTGCATTCAGACCAGTGATGAAGAGGTGA